One genomic segment of Hypomesus transpacificus isolate Combined female chromosome 5, fHypTra1, whole genome shotgun sequence includes these proteins:
- the LOC124468293 gene encoding inactive serine/threonine-protein kinase TEX14-like → MATLPVPCPVRFGVVKSGGLQAQLHRYTLDRNLHKLEKLLKKGVDVDCVNHLGQTPLYCAALLGLTSVTELLLQYGADPNHRCEDRSTPVHSAVFSCNPWLVSGLLDAGGDLRLHDCKGRSPRDWAEAGAQENSARMLEFLKSCVSHMHTLSQIPQPRLLRRTPSSTSTSSKNLVRSPSLLEVLKSGGSDLYLNRKMNSKSSPCDSVQCFGFGKLCIEKPGQTLGLLASLPVLGDSELGQAEDEALLSFSCGPFITMTNYSWKGCRVTVKDLQFISSPQGGSHKEYLDLLLVEQEYCSQLFHPHLLQLMAVSMSADYLRVRLVFERVHVGSLHNLLHQKRCEFPVLRAEALLSVVLQVCEALLFLHGRGLVMRGLSSHSVILTQPGLAKLTGLGFMVASEGSCPSPPAPLAPLPLAPSMYNWAPPEVVRCRPCTGKADLYSLCAIIQELYTDAVPWGPVDPRQIRQALECGQALAADPRVPQPYSSLVRVGLQPRPQDRTHSLQDLRYTLRCDIKELVQNTKRRSGVYPKPGLRAAGWSPESSAVEEQVGTGVLRPTTHPDPEEAERASLLDTTVGREIHVQLSQLDRLLDGETEDGAEGERPGKEEEDGTSAESESLIGREISYRDILPLDDWRLGPGAASSDPESTEDESDSSTVEEDGDSQEEGATERAVRPRHRPSRNVSEDISAIVLNLKVSQVLLQQSESSLDAVGRARPLRDAAGADEVDGEDGSGKASAIPPSHSHPSTATSTLSSSTLSGSPCSTASRAVGPPAQYRLLPRGLHPSAKRLEARLLEAGGLGRPLLSQEELAVWQREYPAEAERPALGLPPLDCPSYEDATQELPSEEPSQYSSAQEESFVNTRPRNKQQAAGGRRPAETDVLHHPVDGKQPKKRPCLSSDGTNSLEEDSPTPQPKPTQPLAKARWTSEVSDLVARMTRGHLGAAPGPPLGSSDSEDVEERRDRGSAWAPGPSRARRQPSWSRDACRPSTSSSPAGPRPPRATEEEGQSCSELEKIFKSFAGVQSESEEDADFHSVDRTFNMTCGVWEDTGPGEEDGTSESDLTQSPVEPSSIFYTPDLQQRNKPPQSSQTSSSEEDLDVTVEVCRPAASQSGPGEQTQEPKKHRETTLDSEIGTTPPINEHVPYALASGFPNLSELAELSSITCSPSQLQDWADQEKQPPSPLNRRPPPCNSTPRSPAPAGHCRGLGSREGPVPPLPSLLDTSPWGSSHSLPPHTQGYTTDSYATATGSMGDSTTTALSLSSVLQSPLLHGSSPEDTDTPTGPPDFTTASSGERQTTSQEGMFSSYTLPTPTEGEGGKGEEGMEMVEEEDDPRDEEVRSGDLHRRRGGPRGGAAQEMSEGIGEEEGEEQGSGGDATSMEEEPGGTGLADPDEELEREEEEEKGEEESLEEEDVSEDENATFEEDERRLLEEEACDRPIGVADTAARAQQSQARGPPAGPESLEETDRAHSTLDEVLQCMLVDRAGGQRVRSPGPAQHLQPPVSPWEPQVEGEVGEDVVNPGGDCVETAEGKRDEVADTAPVPVAGMQEMASLGTWSQPHRVIVLEQTPVKSQSVPNQVMRE, encoded by the exons ATGGCTACGCTACCTGTGCCCTGCCCTGTGCGTTTCGGCGTAGTGAAGAGTGGAGGCCTACAAGCTCAGCTTCACAGGTACACTCTGGACAGGAACTTGCACAAATTGGAGAAGTTGCTTAAAAAAG GTGTGGATGTGGATTGTGTCAATCACCTGGGCCAGACGCCGCTCTACTGCGCAGCATTGCTTGGTTTGACCAGCGTCACTGAGCTTCTACTGCAGTATGGAGCAGACCCCAACCA TCGTTGTGAAGACAGGAGCACCCCGGTCCACTCTGCTGTGTTCTCCTGTAACCCCTGGCTGGTGAGTGGACTTCTGGACGCAGGAGGCGATCTGAGGCTGCACGACTGCAAGGGCCGAAGCCCCCGAGactgggctgaggctggggcccaGGAGAACAGTGcaagg atGCTGGAGTTCCTGAAGAGCTGTGTGTCCCACATGCACACCTTGTCCCAGATCCCCCAGCCGAGGTTGCTGCGccgcaccccctcctccacctccacgtcCTCCAAGAACCTGGTtcggtctccctctcttctggaGGTTCTCAAGTCTGG GGGGTCAGATTTGTACCTCAACAGAAAGATGAACTCCAAGTCCTCTCCCTGTGACTCAGTCCAGTGTTTTGGCTTTGGAAAG TTGTGCATAGAGAAACCGGGGCAGACGCTGGGGCTCCTGGCCTCCCTCCCAGTGCTGGGGGACAGTGAGCTGGGACAGGCCGAGGACGaggctctgctctccttctcctgtgGCCCCTTCATCACCATGACCAA ttacAGCTGGAAGGGCTGCAGGGTGACCGTCAAGGATCTGCAGTTCATCTCCTCGCCACAGGGGGGCAGCCACAAAGAGTACTTGGACCTGCTGCTTGTAGAGCAGGAGTATTGCAG CCAGCTGTTCCACCCCCACCTGCTGCAGCTGATGGCGGTGAGCATGTCGGCTGATTACCTGAGGGTCCGCCTGGTGTTTGAGAGGGTCCACGTGGGCTCGCTGCACAACCTGCTGCACCAGAAG CGGTGTGAGTTCCCAGTGCTTCGTGCGGAGGCCCTGCTGTCCGTGGTGCTGCAGGTGTGCGAGGCTCTGCTCTTCCTGCACGGACGAGGCCTGGTGATGAGAGGCCTGTCCTCTCACAGCGTCATCCTCACGCAGCCCGGCCTGGCCAAGCTCACCGGCCTCGGCTTCATGGTCGCCAG tgaGGGCAGCTGCCccagccccccggcccccctggcccccctgccCCTGGCCCCCAGCATGTACAACTGGGCCCCCCCGGAGGTGGTCAGATGCAGACCCTGCACCGGCAAAGCTGACCTCTACAGCCTGTGTGCCATCATCCAGGAACTTTACACAG ATGCAGTTCCCTGGGGTCCGGTGGACCCTCGTCAGATACGGCAGGCGCTGGAGTGTGGCCAAGCTCTGGCTGCAGACCCCAGAGTCCCCCAGCCTTACAGCAGCCTGGTCAGGGTGGGCctccagccccggccccaggaCCGCACACACAGCCTGCAGGACCTGCGCTACACACTGCGCTGTGacatcaag gaGCTGGTCCAGAACACTAAAAGAAGAAGTGGTGTGTACCCAAAACCAGGGCTCAGAGCTGCTGGCTGGAGTCCAGAGTCTTCAGCTGTTGAGGAACAAGTTGGCACTggtg TGCTGCGGCCCACCACACATCCCGACCCTGAAGAGGCCGAGCGTGCCAGTTTATTGGACACCACAGTGGGCCGCGAGATCCACGTCCAGCTCAGCCAGCTGGACCGACTGCTGGACGGCGAGACGGAGGACGGGGCGGAGGGCGAGAGGccggggaaggaggaggaagacgggaCGAGCGCCGAATCCGAGTCCCTCATAGGCCGAGAGATCTCCTACAGGGACATCCTGCCCCTGGACGACTGGCGCCTGGGCCCCGGCGCCGCCTCGTCCGACCCCGAGAGCACCGAGGACGAGTCCGACTCCAGCACCGTCGAAGAAGacggagacagccaggaggaAGGTGCGACGGAGAGGGCCGTCCGGCCCCGACATCGCCCGAGCCGAAACGTCTCCGAGGACATCAGCGCCATCGTGCTCAACCTCAAGGTGTCCCAGGTGCTCCTGCAGCAGTCGGAGAGCAGCCTGGACGCCGTGGGGCGCGCCCGCCCGCTCCGGGACGCGGCGGGGGCGGACGAAGTGGACGGGGAAGACGGATCCGGAAAGGCCTCCGCCATTCCCCCGAGCcactcccacccctccaccgccacctccaccctctcctcctccacgctctcGGGCTCGCCGTGCAGCACGGCGTCGCGGGCGGTGGGCCCGCCGGCGCAGTACCGCCTCCTCCCCCGCGGCCTCCACCCGTCCGCCAAGCGCCTAGAGGCCCGCCTCCTGGAGGCCGGGGGGCTGGGCCGGCCGCTCCTCAGCCAGGAGGAGCTGGCCGTGTGGCAGAGGGAGTACCCCGCCGAGGCGGAGCGCCCCGCTCTGGGGCTCCCTCCCCTGGACTGCCCTTCGTACGAGGACGCCACCCAGGAGCTCCCCTCCGAGGAGCCAAGCCAGTACAGCTCTGCCCAGGAGGAGAGCTTCGTCAACACGCGGCCCCGGAACAAGCAGCAG GCAGCTGGAGGTAGACGCCCCGCGGAGACAGACGTGCTGCACCACCCAGTGGACGGAAAGCAACCCAAGAAAAG GCCCTGCTTGTCCTCTGATGGTACCAACTCTCTGGAAGAGGACAGTCCAACTCCACAGCCCAAACCCACTCAGCCATTAGCCAAGGCTAGATGGACCA GCGAGGTGTCCGACCTGGTGGCCAGGATGACGCGCGGGCACCTGGGCGCAGCGCCGGGCCCTCCGCTGGGCAGCAGCGACAGCGAGGACGTGGAGGAGAGACGGGATCGGGGGTCGGCGTGGGCGCCCGGACCCTCCAGGGCCAGGCGGCAGCCCTCTTGGAGTCGTGACGCGTGCAGACCCTCCACGTCTTCCTCCCCCGCTGGACCTCGACCTCCGAGAGCGaccgaggaggaggggcagagctgCAGCGAGCTGGAGAAGATCTTCAAGAGCTTTGCGG GCGTCCAGAGTGAGAGCGAGGAGGATGCCGACTTCCATTCGGTCGACCGCACCTTCAACATGACCTGTGGAGTGTGGGAGGATACTGGACCAGGAGAG GAGGACGGGACCTCCGAGTCCGACCTGACCCAGTCACCTGTGGAGCCTTCCAGCATATTCTACACCCCTGACCTTCAGCAGAGGAACAAGCCACCCCAAAGCAGCCAG ACCTCCAGCTCGGAGGAGGACCTGGATGTGACCGTGGAGGTCTGCAGGCCCGCCGCCAGTCAGAGCGGCCCAGGGGAACAAACCCAGGAACCCAAGAAGCACAGGG AAACGACACTGGATTCCGAGATCGGCACGACCCCCCCTATCAACGAGCATGTCCCATATGCTCTGGCCAG tggctTCCCTAACCTGTCTGAGTTGGCGGAGCTCTCCAGCATCACATGCTCCCCTAGCCAGCTCCAGGACTGGGCGGACCAGGAGaaacagccccccagccccctaaaCCGACGCCCCCCACCCTGCAACAGCACCCCTCGCAGCCCAG CACCAGCGGGCCACTGCAGGGGcctggggagcagggagggaccCGTGCCTCCTTTACCCAGCCTGCTGGACACCTCCCCCTGGGGCAGCAgccactccctgcccccccacacccagGGCTACACCACAGACAGCTACGCTACGGCCACCGGCAGCATGGGAGACAGCACCACG ACGGCGTTGTCCCTGTCCAGCGTGCTGCAGTCCCCCCTCCTGCACGGCTCCTCCCCCGAGGACACGGACACGCCCACGGGGCCCCCGGACTTCACCACGGCCAGctcaggagagaggcagactaCCAGCCAGGAGGGGATGTTCTCCTCTTACACCCTGCCCACCCccactgagggagagggggggaagggagaggaggggatggagatggTGGAAGAAGAGGACGACCCTCGGGACGAAGAGGTCCGTAGCGGGGATCTTCACCGGAGGCGGGGAGGACCCAGAGGTGGCGCAGCCCAAGAGATGTCAGAGGGgatcggggaggaggagggagaggagcagggtagCGGTGGAGATGCTACCTccatggaggaggagcctggaggTACTGGACTGGCAGACCCTGATGAAG AGCTCGAAcgtgaggaggaagaagagaagggcGAAGAGGAGTCGCTCGAGGAGGAAGACGTGTCCGAGGATGAGAATGCCACGTTTGAGGAGGACGAGCGGAGGCTATTGGAAG AGGAGGCTTGCGATAGGCCAATAGGCGTGGCCGACACGGCAGCACGTGCCCAGCAGAGTCAGGCCAGGGGACCACCTGCAGGCCCCGAGTCCCTGGAGGAGACCGACAG AGCCCACTCCACTCTAGATGAGGTGCTCCAGTGCATGCTCGTGGACAGAGCTGGTGGGCAGAGGGTCAGGAGCCCAGGACCCGCGCAGCATCTTCAACCCCC GGTGAGCCCGTGGGAGCcccaggtggagggggaggtgggggaggatgtCGTCAACCCAGGAGGAGACTGTGTCGAGACCGCCGAGGGGAAACGGGATGAGGTCGCAGACACCGCCCCAGTCCCTGTAGCAG GAATGCAGGAGATGGCTAGTCTTGGGACTTGGAGCCAGCCTCACAG GGTGATTGTTCTGGAGCAGACTCCAGTCAAAAGCCAAAGTGTGCCCAACCAAGTAATGAGAGAGTGA
- the ska2 gene encoding spindle and kinetochore-associated protein 2 isoform X1 translates to METAVDKLEAMFQKTEADMEYIEKRLRLDFLTNASENGTVDENPVKLLENLSAIKARHAALCAQVQEIEAEQKQSMDSIRAHLGTTVQLVQQLQQTADEEVPPLTEAEQLSTEFLGLTVKEDTAEVPVSIEVQAQEQPQSPSEFEELSEATLEAVPRSVRSNVKLAGLNAFYRQLQEHFSSRRNSGHLSLQKMKQLNMKVSDAKLKTLEHLGLVDLDKKGHVRLL, encoded by the exons ATGGAGACAGCGGTTGATAAACTGGAGGCGATG ttccagaagaCTGAGGCCGACATGGAGTACATCGAAAAACGTCTGAGGCTGGACTTTCTAACCAACGCGTCGGAGAATGGCACCGTAGAC GAGAACCCGGTGAAGCTGCTGGAGAACCTGTCTGCCATCAAAGCCAGGCACGCGGCGCTCTGTGCCCAGGTGCAGGAGATCGAGGCGGAGCAGAAGCAGTCCATGGACTCGATCAGGGCCCACCTCGGCACCACGGTGCAGCTGgtgcagcagctccagcagacTGCGGACGAAGAG GTTCCGCCTCTGACTGAGGCTGAACAGTTGTCAACGGAGTTCCTTGGTTTAACGGTCAAAGAAGACACCGCAGAG GTGCCCGTTTCAATAGAGGTCCAAGCCCAAGAGCAGCCACAGT CTCCCAGTGAGTTTGAGGAGCTCAGCGAAGCCACGCTGGAGGCGGTCCCGCGGAGCGTCCGCTCCAACGTCAAGCTGGCCGGCCTCAACGCCTTCTACAGGCAGCTGCAAGAACACTTCTCCAGCAGAAGGAACAG TGGTCACCTCAGTCTACAAAAGATGAAGCAGTTGAATATGAAGGTGAGTGACGCCAAGCTGAAGACCCTGGAACACCTTGGTCTTGTTGATCTGGACAAGAAGGGGCATGTTCGCCTGCTATGA
- the ska2 gene encoding spindle and kinetochore-associated protein 2 isoform X2, protein MEYIEKRLRLDFLTNASENGTVDENPVKLLENLSAIKARHAALCAQVQEIEAEQKQSMDSIRAHLGTTVQLVQQLQQTADEEVPPLTEAEQLSTEFLGLTVKEDTAEVPVSIEVQAQEQPQSPSEFEELSEATLEAVPRSVRSNVKLAGLNAFYRQLQEHFSSRRNSGHLSLQKMKQLNMKVSDAKLKTLEHLGLVDLDKKGHVRLL, encoded by the exons ATGGAGTACATCGAAAAACGTCTGAGGCTGGACTTTCTAACCAACGCGTCGGAGAATGGCACCGTAGAC GAGAACCCGGTGAAGCTGCTGGAGAACCTGTCTGCCATCAAAGCCAGGCACGCGGCGCTCTGTGCCCAGGTGCAGGAGATCGAGGCGGAGCAGAAGCAGTCCATGGACTCGATCAGGGCCCACCTCGGCACCACGGTGCAGCTGgtgcagcagctccagcagacTGCGGACGAAGAG GTTCCGCCTCTGACTGAGGCTGAACAGTTGTCAACGGAGTTCCTTGGTTTAACGGTCAAAGAAGACACCGCAGAG GTGCCCGTTTCAATAGAGGTCCAAGCCCAAGAGCAGCCACAGT CTCCCAGTGAGTTTGAGGAGCTCAGCGAAGCCACGCTGGAGGCGGTCCCGCGGAGCGTCCGCTCCAACGTCAAGCTGGCCGGCCTCAACGCCTTCTACAGGCAGCTGCAAGAACACTTCTCCAGCAGAAGGAACAG TGGTCACCTCAGTCTACAAAAGATGAAGCAGTTGAATATGAAGGTGAGTGACGCCAAGCTGAAGACCCTGGAACACCTTGGTCTTGTTGATCTGGACAAGAAGGGGCATGTTCGCCTGCTATGA
- the mdh2 gene encoding malate dehydrogenase, mitochondrial, protein MFSRVARPTVCIARSLSTSTQNNAKVAVLGASGGIGQPLSLLLKNSPLVGELSLFDIAHTPGVAADLGHIETRARVTGYMGADQLDAALQGCQVVVIPAGVPRKPGMTRDDLFNTNATIVATLADACARNCPEAMICIIANPVNSTIPITSEVMKKYGVYNPNKVFGVTTLDIVRANAFVADLKGLDPARVNVPVIGGHAGKTIIPLISQCSPKVEFPAEQLAALTGRIQEAGTEVVKAKAGAGSATLSMAYAGARFTFSVLDAMNGKEGVVECAYVRSEETECKYFSTPLLLGKHGIEKNLGLGKLTAFEEKLVADAIGELKGSIKKGEDFVVNMK, encoded by the exons ATGTTTTCTCGCGTAGCAAGACCTACAGTTTGTATAGCTCGAAGCTTGTCCACTTCAACACAG AACAATGCCAAGGTGGCAGTGCTGGGTGCATCCGGGGGCATCGGccaacccctctccctcctgctaaAGAACAGTCCTCTGGTCGGTGAACTCTCCCTCTTTGACATCGCACACACCCCCGGAGTGGCTGCCGACCTCGGCCACATTGAGACCAGGGCCCGGGTCACTG GTTACATGGGTGCTGACCAGCTGGATGCTGCACTGCAGGGCTGTCAGGTGGTTGTCATCCCTGCTGGAGTTCCCAGGAAGCCTG GCATGACCCGTGACGATCTGTTCAACACCAACGCTACCATCGTGGCCACCCTGGCTGACGCCTGTGCTCGCAACTGCCCGGAGGCCATGATCTGCATCATCGCCAACCCT GTCAACTCTACTATTCCCATTACATCAGAGGTCATGAAGAAATATGGTGTCTACAACCCCAACAAAGTGTTTGGAGTCACAACACTGGATATTGTCAGAGCGAATGCCTTCGTTGCAGATCTGAAA GGCCTTGACCCAGCGCGTGTTAATGTCCCAGTGATTGGAGGTCACGCAGGCAAGACTATCATTCCTCTCATTTCACAG TGTTCACCCAAAGTGGAGTTCCCAGCTGAGCAGCTGGCTGCCCTGACCGGCAGGATCCAGGAGGCTGGTACTGAGGTGGTCAAGGCCAAGGCTGGAGCAG GCTCTGCCACTCTCTCTATGGCCTACGCTGGTGCCAGGTTCACCTTCTCTGTCCTGGATGCCATGAACGGCAAGGAAGGGGTCGTCGAGTGCGCATACGTGAGATCTGAAGAGACCGAATGCAAGTACTTCTCCACACCTCTACTCCTTGGG AAACATGGGATTGAGAAGAACCTTGGGCTGGGCAAGCTGACAGCCTTTGAGGAGAAGCTGGTGGCCGATGCTATCGGAGAGCTCAAGGGCTCCATCAAGAAGGGAGAGGACTTTGTCGTCAACATGAAGTGA
- the LOC124468294 gene encoding GAS2-like protein 2A — protein MSTGIQQATHQSIKPFKSSEEYLYAMKEDLAEWLKDLYDIEIDVSNILEILETGSVLCFHANNVTRVAEEFIQNFGIVRQIQLPKNGVTFVNSAQRATFLARDNISNFINWCRQQMDIKDVLMFETDDLVLRKNEKNVVLCLLEVARRASRFGMAAPVLIQLEQEIEDEIQEDLEPEVKPQRRASNTQNLDEMVQHLISRCTCPTQFPMIKVSEGKYRVGDSSTLIFVRILRNHVMVRVGGGWDTLEHYLDKHDPCRCTSLSHKLAQRPATPVHEIKGRLTPRPDGTGGTQQPSTLLLSRHAQIPLQPVLWTPSAPSSIQKGPRPASLSPDFRSRSPHPRSRTPDPRSRTPDPVVRASRSRLPGSTLSPDPGPRDTRKTPGTGLRTSRELEAPSPSRLRQSASLQHLQAEKYDSAFDSSTRTSREANRSSPAPRLTSSLPRPNRDYSFGEAPVRSFSPIGGTPRGVQNKTATPEMNSTITSYNSSNGDTNPRKRQPLSRQNASGYPVTEKTSSIYCELKGSLDELDSHKVCSQGCREGDTDKRHFFIPPPPISPAEEASLYQSLEDEILANLRQLSVDSDDDSRSSAQEDRNHDDSHQTAPESRKRDPTTDAASLDRPSEVSYDAVVAELSQGQERPVKTRVESWADTVGSRGSKLASNSAEVDTGPTLKVTSSWSSFGSSVESKEPHIEFKSSPHTSNRVSVSRCGTTTKSASVNPRPDSKESENLKKHRPGSLRRRRTLKKPERVPSIYKLKLRPRLRPRHDHRPGKKPSRIPTPVSYRVSQTTEDPGGATRDMPNPQKKPRPLNSNIQANQQSSLESYGRLQSHRHLDGNDDPIRQKQRQTPSQETAEDPEHESWV, from the exons ATGTCCACCGGGATTCAGCAAGCCACACATCAAAGCATTAAGCCTTTCAAGTCCAGCGAAGAGTACCTCTATGCTATGAAGGAGGATTTGGCAGAATGGCTGAAAGACTTGTATGACATTGAAATCGACGTGAGCAATATTTTGGAAATACTAGAGACTGGCTCTGTCCTCTGTTTCCACGCCAATAATGTCACAAGAGTCGCGGAAGAGTTCATTCAGAATTTCGGAATTGTGCGGCAGATCCAGTTGCCAAAAAACGGTGTCACTTTTGTAAATTCAGCCCAGCGGGCCACCTTTCTAGCCCGGGACAACATCTCAAATTTCATAAACTGGTGCCGACAGCAGATGGATATTAAAG atgtGCTCATGTTTGAAACGGACGACCTGGTGCTAAGAAAGAACGAGAAAAATGTCGTGCTGTGTCTTCTGGAGGTGGCCCGGCGAGCCTCTCGTTTCGGCATGGCTGCCCCAGTGCTGAtccagctggagcaggagatagAGGATGAAATCCAAGAGGACCTGGAGCCGGAGGTTAAACCCCAGCGCCGTGCCTCCAACACCCAGAACCTGGATGAGATG GTCCAGCACTTGATAAGCCGATGCACCTGTCCCACTCAGTTTCCCATGATCAAAGTGTCAGAGGGCAAATATAGAGTCGGTGACTCCAGTACTCTTATATTTGTGCGG ATCCTGCGTAATCATGTGATGGTGAGAGTGGGAGGTGGTTGGGACACCCTGGAGCATTATCTAGACAAGCATGACCCCTGCCGCTGCACCTCTCTCT CCCACAAGCTGGCCCAGCGCCCGGCAACTCCGGTCCACGAGATCAAAGGCAGGTTGACACCACGCCCAGACGGCACTGGGGGGACCCAGCAGCCTTCCACTCTGCTCCTGAGCCGACATGCTCAGATCCCGCTCCAGCCTGTCCTCTGGACCCCCTCGGCACCCTCCTCCATCCAAAAGGGTCCGAGGCCCGCCAGCCTGTCGCCAGACTTCCGCTCTCGAAGCCCACATCCGAGGTCTCGCACCCCAGACCCGAGGTCTAGGACCCCGGACCCTGTCGTCCGAGCCTCCCGCTCCCGTCTCCCCGGGtccaccctctctccagacCCGGGCCCCAGGGACACCAGGAAAACTCCAGGCACAGGGCTCAGAACCTCCAGAGAACTAGAGGCTCCTTCTCCGAGCAG ACTGAGACAAAGTGCCTCACTTCAGCACCTCCAAGCAGAAAAATATGACTCGGCATTCGACTCCTCCACCAGGACAAGCCGGGAAGCCAACCGTTCCTCCCCAGCCCCGCGCCTGACCAGCAGCCTTCCTCGCCCC AACAGGGATTACTCGTTCGGGGAGGCCCCAGTTAGGTCCTTTAGTCCCATTGGTGGAACACCTAGGGGGGTTCAAAACAAGACAGCTACCCCTGAAATGAACTCAACCATTACTTCTTACAACTCTTCAAACGGTGATACGAATCCTAGGAAAAGACAGCCCCTGTCCAGACAAAATGCATCTGGCTACCCTGTTACCGAGAAGACCTCTTCTATTTACTGTGAACTTAAAGGGAGTCTAGATGAGCTTGACTCACATAAGGTCTGTAGCCAAGGCtgtagagagggagacacagacaaaCGCCACTTCTtcattcctcctccccccatcagCCCAGCTGAGGAAGCCAGTCTGTACCAGAGTCTGGAAGACGAGATCCTGGCCAACCTCCGGCAGCTCAGCGTCGACTCGGACGACGACAGCCGCAGCAGTGCCCAGGAGGACCGCAACCACGACGACTCACATCAGACTGCCCCAGAAAGCCGGAAACGAGATCCCACCACAGATGCTGCAAGTCTCGACCGTCCAAGTGAGGTTAGCTATGACGCAGTCGTTGCTGAACTCTCCCAAGGACAGGAGCGGCCAGTGAAGACGCGCGTGGAGAGCTGGGCGGACACAGTCGGTTCTAGAGGCAGCAAACTTGCGTCCAATAGTGCAGAGGTGGACACAGGTCCAACCCTCAAAGTGACCAGTTCCTGGTCCTCATTTGGATCAAGTGTTGAGTCTAAAGAGCCACACATTGAATTTAAAAGCTCCCCTCACACGAGCAACAGAGTTAGCGTTAGCCGTTGCGGCACAACCACCAAATCAGCCTCAGTTAATCCTCGACCCGACTCAAAAGAGTCAGAGAACCTGAAAAAGCACCGACCTGGTTCTCTCAGACGAAGAAGGACCTTAAAGAAACCAGAGAGAGTGCCTTCCATCTACAAACTGAAGCTCCGCCCAAGACTCCGACCCAGACACGACCACAGACCCGGGAAAAAGCCATCCAGGATCCCCACCCCTGTCTCCTACAGGGTCAGTCAAACCACGGAGGACCCTGGAGGAGCTACGAGAGACATGCCAAACCCACAGAAAAAACCTCGtccactcaactcaaacatccAGGCAAACCAGCAGAGTTCTTTGGAAAGCTATGGGAGGCTTCAAAGCCACAGACATCTTGATGGCAACGATGATCCAATTAGGCAAAAACAGAGGCAAACTCCCAGCCAGGAAACAGCAGAGGATCCGGAACATGAGTCTTGGGTTTAG